The Streptomyces nigra genome includes the window CGCCCGCGGGGGCGGGGGTCAGCACGCGGTGCAGCAGGAGCGGGCCGTCGGCCGTGGCGATCCGGGTGCCGTGCGCGGAGTCCTCGGCGAGCGGCAGGCCGGACTGCTCGCCCCGGAGGGCGGCGCCGGTACGGGAGCGGGTGACGTCCCGGTCGACGGCGTCGGAGACGCTCTGCGCCTGCGCCTCCACCCGCCCGTCGATCAGGGCGAGCAACTCGGCGACCAGCACCGGGTCCTGGCAGCCGTCGTACACCCAGCGCCGGCCCAGGACGCCGTGCTCGGTGGTGCCGATCAGGGCCTCCTCGGCGCCGTCGAGAGGAGCGCCGCGGTACGTCATCGGGACGAGATACCCGGCCGCTCCCGGCGTCG containing:
- a CDS encoding maltokinase N-terminal cap-like domain-containing protein — protein: MAIIHRTTLTPTKLELLATWLPSRPWYAGSGASRPEKAGGFRLDDPNGEVGIEFMVITDASTPGAAGYLVPMTYRGAPLDGAEEALIGTTEHGVLGRRWVYDGCQDPVLVAELLALIDGRVEAQAQSVSDAVDRDVTRSRTGAALRGEQSGLPLAEDSAHGTRIATADGPLLLHRVLTPAPAGAPALPEGARGHVGGVWTLADGTRAHGLFVTLHTGTGQD